In Sulfuriferula plumbiphila, the genomic window CTGCCGCAATCGGTCAACGCGCTGGGCGGCTACAAGGTGCAGGGGAAAACCGACAGCGCCGCGCAACAGTTGCTGGCTGATGCGCAGGCACTTGAGCAGGCGGGAGCGTGCATGGTATTGATGGAGGCGGTCCCGGCGGCGCTCGCCAAGGCGGTCACCGGAACCCTGCATGTACCCACCATCGGCATCGGCGCCGGCCCGGACTGTTCCGCCCAGGTGCTGGTACTGCACGACATGCTCGGTATCACCCCAGGCAAGCGGACGCGCTTTGTGAAAAATTTCATGGAAGGCGCAGACAGTATTCAGGCTGCGGTAAATGCTTACGTACAAGCGGTCAAAAGCGGTCAATTCCCGGCACCGGAACATTGTTTCTGACGGCCTGAAAGCCGCCACAGAGGGCGCAGAGGTCACCGAGCAAACCGGGCTTCACTCGGCGTCCTCGGTGATCTCTGCGGCAATCGGATTTGGTTTTAAAACCCATGCAAATCATCCACACGATCGCAGACCTGCGCCGCTGGCGCGCCGACCACGCCGACCTGGCCCTCGTCCCCACCATGGGCAATCTGCATGCAGGCCACCTCGCCCTGGTGCGCCTGGCGCGGCAGCATGCTGCCCGGGTGGCTGTCAGCATCTTTGTGAATCCGCTGCAATTCGGCGCCAACGAGGATTTTTCGCGCTACCCGCGCACGCTGGCTCACGATTGCGAGCTATTACGCGAGGCCGGTGCCGATGTGGTTTTTGCTCCCGATACCGAAGAACTGTTCCCGCACCCGCAAAGCTATCACGTCGAGCCGCCCGCGCTGGCTAATGAACTGTGCGGCGCATTCCGCCCCGGGCATTTCCGCGGCGTGGCGACCATCGTATTCAAGCTGTTCAACATTGCGCAGCCGCGTGTGGCACTGTTCGGACAAAAAGACTATCAGCAGCTGGCGATTATTCGCGGCATGGTCGCGGATTTGAATGTACCGGTGGACATCGTGGCAGGCGCGACCGTGCGCGCCGCCGACGGGCTGGCGCTGTCGTCGCGCAACGGCTTTCTGAATGAAGCGGAACGCGCCGAGGCACCGCGTCTGTATCAAACACTGAGTGCAATTCGCAACCGGCTGGCGGCCGGGGAGCGTGATTTCGCAGCGCTGGAGCTGGCTGCGACCGCCACCCTCGCCGTTCATGGCTGGCGCGTGGATTACATTGCCATTCGTCGCCCCGCGCTCACCTTGCCGGAGCCCGGCGACACCGGCTTCGTCGTACTCGCCGCCGCGCATCTGGGCACCACACGGCTGATCGACAATGTCGAAGTCGGCGTCGCAGAAACTTTATAGTTTATAATGGCGGCCTGATATTCGTTCCCCGAGCCAGGGCGAGACCATGCAAAGAACCATGCTGAAATCCAAGTTGCACCGGGTGCGTGTCACCCAATCCGAGCTGCATTACGAGGGTTCCTGCGCCATCGACGACACCCTGCTGGAAGCCGCCGACATTCGCGAATACCAGCAAATTGACATCTACAACGTCACCAACGGTGAACGCTTCACTACCTATGCGATTCGTGCCGAGCGCGATTCCGGCACCATTTCCGTCAACGGCGCCGCCGCGCACAAGGCCAAGCCCGGCGACCTGCTGATTATCGCCAGCTACGCGGTGTACAACGAAATCGAGCTGCAAAAGTTCGCCCCGCAACTGGTGTATGTGGACGAGCACAATCGCATCATCGCCAGCCGCAGCCATATCCCGGTGCAGGCCGCACAGGCCTGACAAAACGGCGCTACCAATGAAAAAGCCAGCTTGTGAGCTGGCTTTTTCATTTTGTCGCTACCCCCCGCGCCTGGAGGGGAACTCGAACCCCCACACTATTACCAGCAGCGGATTTTGAGTCTCAGCCCATTCAGCTAGAAATCATCAGCATAGCAAGATAAACTTCCACAAAAGCAAATCCGTACACGCCCCCTAACCCACTGCCTGTGGGGGGTAATTCAGGATTGTAGAAGGATTATTCCCTAAAAACGAAGCTTCTCCAGCTATGGAAAATCATCGGACGGAAAGGAAAATTTCAGACTAAACGCCGGGGCAAATTCCCCGCATCCTGCACGACTACAGGTACCATTGAAGAATTCTCTCAATAAAACAAAAAGGCTTTCCATGAAGAAAATTGCAATTTTGCTGTTGACAGCAACCCTGGCAGCCTGTGCAACACCCTCTCAAGTCCAGGGCTACAGACCGGCGAACTACGCTGGAGCACCTATGCAAATCAGTGGCGAATGGAATGAAGTCACAGGTGAAGTCATCATCTTCGTCAACGGCCAGCCAGCAGCAAAAGGTAAAGTATCAACATGGACTGGCGATGGCGGTTTTTCTGGAGAGTATCAGGGGTACATTATTTCCGCGAATTGCCTAACCAAATATTACGCACACAAGAAACAATGTTCTGTTTCGGTCAACAATGAGCTGGCCGCAACGCTAATGTTTTAATGTGCAAATTTTCCGCGCCCTTCACCATGAGCAAGCACCCGTGATACCCTGCAAGACAAGTATTGACGCGGTGATAACAAGGTCACAGCACACCAATTGACGCTATATGACACCATATGACTAATGACAATAAACAAGCTTATGTCCCACCCGAACAAGGTATAGGTGAGCGCATCCGAATGAAGCGCGCAGAGATCGAAGGCGGATTAAGTGTGGAAGACCTGAGCCGCGTTTGCAAAGAATTCGACCATGAGGACAAGGGAATATCACGACTCGCACTATCACGGTATGAGGCTGGCAAATTCATGCCTGGAGCGCGTGAATTACGCATCCTATGCCATGCGCTAGGAGTATCCCCAAATTGGCTCTTATTTGGCTCAGAGTCCGCAAAGTGGCCTCCAGAAACCGAAGTGATGGTTACCGCACTAAGCTCCTGGGTCAAGGCACAGTCCAGCGAGGGGAAATTATGGGATATGTTTCTACCCCACAGCCCAGAAAATGACTTAATGCGCTCGGAACGAATTCGCAAAGCGATAGCCAAGAAGCCGAAGACCTGACGCCGCAACTCTAAATCCCAAGCCCGGCCTATGTTGCCGGGCTTTTTTTGCGCCCCGAATATAACAATAATGAACTATTTGTTTACAAAAAGATTGACATTGTCCACAACCATATTAGAATTGTTACTTAATGACCGTTTTGGTCTTTTTGTGGTGATTAATTATGGCTATCAAAACTCCCTCAATCCTCTCCCCTGAGGACTATAACCAAGCCCAAGTCACACTTGGCCTGACCTATTCCGAGATTGCCAAGGACACTGGATTACCTCGGCAATACCTGAGCGAATATCGCGCCGGAACTCGGAACCTTGTCCCCGAGCATCAACGCAAGTTGCGTAATTATTTCGAGGACAAGGGCATTGCATTTGAATCAGAAGAAGCGGCCAGCTCCGCCAGCCCTGACACTCCGCGATCATCTTTAGACGCCCCGCATCCATCCCTCGGCGTACAGCTCGTCACTGAGTATTTCTTCCCGATTGACAACCGCCTACCTGCCACAGCCATCGAAAGCTCGATGGACTTTATTGAAAACACCGATGAAAAGTTGATCGCCTTGGGCGCTTTGAAGCTGGAGCGGAATGAAGGTGTGTTCGGGCTTGGCGAAGATGAAGGCTTTGACGAAAAAACAGCCGAAGCCTTACAAGACGCAATCATGAACATGGCAGCCGGTTATCTGGTTTTCATGCTCACACGTGGAGGC contains:
- the panD gene encoding aspartate 1-decarboxylase, coding for MQRTMLKSKLHRVRVTQSELHYEGSCAIDDTLLEAADIREYQQIDIYNVTNGERFTTYAIRAERDSGTISVNGAAAHKAKPGDLLIIASYAVYNEIELQKFAPQLVYVDEHNRIIASRSHIPVQAAQA
- a CDS encoding helix-turn-helix domain-containing protein; translation: MTNDNKQAYVPPEQGIGERIRMKRAEIEGGLSVEDLSRVCKEFDHEDKGISRLALSRYEAGKFMPGARELRILCHALGVSPNWLLFGSESAKWPPETEVMVTALSSWVKAQSSEGKLWDMFLPHSPENDLMRSERIRKAIAKKPKT
- the panC gene encoding pantoate--beta-alanine ligase, translated to MQIIHTIADLRRWRADHADLALVPTMGNLHAGHLALVRLARQHAARVAVSIFVNPLQFGANEDFSRYPRTLAHDCELLREAGADVVFAPDTEELFPHPQSYHVEPPALANELCGAFRPGHFRGVATIVFKLFNIAQPRVALFGQKDYQQLAIIRGMVADLNVPVDIVAGATVRAADGLALSSRNGFLNEAERAEAPRLYQTLSAIRNRLAAGERDFAALELAATATLAVHGWRVDYIAIRRPALTLPEPGDTGFVVLAAAHLGTTRLIDNVEVGVAETL
- a CDS encoding helix-turn-helix domain-containing protein, which encodes MAIKTPSILSPEDYNQAQVTLGLTYSEIAKDTGLPRQYLSEYRAGTRNLVPEHQRKLRNYFEDKGIAFESEEAASSASPDTPRSSLDAPHPSLGVQLVTEYFFPIDNRLPATAIESSMDFIENTDEKLIALGALKLERNEGVFGLGEDEGFDEKTAEALQDAIMNMAAGYLVFMLTRGGWSSFISPMNLIAATNSISTKPSPCWKASKLSAKTAK